The genomic window ACGGTCCGCCGGTCCATGGCCCGACGAGGAATCGACCGGCTGCCGATTCTCCCCGAAGGACGATGGTCGCCGACCCCCACGACGGCCCGCATTCTGGAGACGTTCAGCGATGTGGCCTGGTACGAATTCGAACGCCCTGCGGATCAAGTCGTCTTTCCCATCCGGCTTTCGCCGCTGCAAAAAGATCTTCTTAAGCTTCTTGAAATGGATGCATCAGCTTATCGCTGAGTGATAGAATGGAAGGCGTATTAAATGCCGAAATTCAGCCCCGGCTTCGTGCGGAATGTAGGTTGTTTGGGCGGCTTTGACGGTATTTGTCTTTCTGTAAAAAAGCGGACGCGCTCTTTGTGCTCAGGGAGGCCGGCCGACCGGCGGGAGAGGAAAATGATGTCAAACCGTCCGATTGCACTGATGACCGGAGCCGGCCGGTCCATCGGGATCGTTTTGGAGGTTCTTCCGTATGCCGGCTATTTCTTCAGCAATCTTCGCCATTTCAAATCGGATGCGCTGGCTTTCTTCAGTCAGCTTATCGGACATGTTCCGCAGCGGTTTAACGAGTCTCGCGAATCTCATAGTGAAGTCCGCCAACGCCACCACAATTAGAAAAATCCCTATGGCTTCAATCACTTCTTCTCTCCTTTCTTGGGGTTCACTTTTTTGGTTTCAAGCCATCTGTCCACATCTTCTCGATCGAACTTGATATTCTTCGAGCTCAGCTTTATGTAGGGAGGACCGTCTCCCGAAGATATGTACTTATAGATGGTTCTTTTTGAATCTCCTAAATAGAGTGCCAAGTCATCAATTGACATCAACTGCATAAACTCACCTCCTTTTAGCGATCAAACGTTTAATCAAGCACTAAAGATCATCATATGAATTAATATGCAATAAATATTACTGAAAGTCAACAATAAATCACTATATTCTTTAAAAAACACATATTATCCTCATCAACTAGACTTGGCAAAGATGTTTTATCTTTCGGCCGGCACGGCGGACCGGCTTTCACCGAACCGGGGCTCGATAGTCACTTGGATTGACACAGGGACGTCATTTCCCTGATAATCCCTCGCGGTCGGCCATCGACAGCCATGTTCAGATGAAAAAAGGAGGGAGTCATGACCGAATCTCCGATGCCGCATCGTGATCCGGCGGCGAGACCGGCGAATGTCGGCACGGCCGTAAGGCTTATGTATGCCGCCCTGGGTCTGAGTTTCATCAGTTTCCTGATTGACCGATCATGGATCCCGGTAAATATCGCGGAGGCCCGCTGGCCGAATTGGATTTTTTTCGGCGGCGTGTTTTTTATTTTGTTCGGGCTATCTTTTCTCCTGATTTATATGATCGGCGCGGGGAAAAACTGGGTGCGGATGATCTATCTTGTTCTTTATATCTTGATGATCTTGAGCCTTCCCTTTTCGATGAAGCCTTTTCTTCAGGCGGTCTCGAATGCCCCGGCATTGGGAATCCTGGAACTTGTTCAAGTTGTCATTCAAGGCATCGCGCTTGTGCTTGTGTTTCAGAGGGATTCTTCCGCCTGGTTCAAGGCGATGAAGCAGGCGAGGGCCGACTTCTCGATGCATCGTTAGTTGACGAAGTCGGGATTCTTTTGCCGGCCCGTAAGGAGATTTTCTGCTATGGACATTCCACGGATCTTCAGCATCACCGAAAGCGCTCACCGTATCCATAACCCATTCACACCCGAAAAGCTCGCCACTCTCGGCGCGGCGCTGCGCCTGGAAACGGGGACCCGAGTGCTCGACCTCGGCAGCGGTTCGGGGGAGATGCTGTGCACCTGGGCACGCGATTACGGAGTCATCGGCACCGGCGTCGACATGAGCCGGTTGTACACCGAGCAAGCGAAACTCCGCGCTGAAGAACTCGGCGTCGCCGATCGAGTCAAGTTCATCCATGGCGATGCTGCCGGCTACGTCTCTGACGAAAAGGCCGGTGTGGCAGCCTGTGTCGGCGCCACGTGGATCGCCGGTGGAGTCGCAGGCACCATCGAGCTTCTGGCGCAAAGCCTCCGCCCCGGAGGGATCATCCTCATCGGCGAGCCCTATTGGCGGCAGTTGCCGCCGACGGAAGATGTTGCCAGGGGGTGTCTTGCCGGCTCAATCTCCGACTTTCTCCTGCTTCCAGAACTTCTCGCGTCTTTCGGCCGCCTCGGCAACGATGTCGTGGAAATGGTTTTGGCAGACCAGGACAGCTGGGACAGATACGAGGCGGCCAAGTGGCTCACCATGCGCCGATGGCTTGAAGCCAATCCCGACGACGAGCTCGCGAAAGATGTTCGAGCCAAACTGACCTCGGAGCCCGAGCGCTACGCCGCTTACACGCGTGAATACCTGGGCTGGGGCGTGTTCGCGCTGATGCCGCGGTGAGGCATTGGCGCATCCGGCGGATCGTCAAGATGTTATTGCGCCTGAATTCATTTCTTTCTGTCTCAGGCAGGCCTGACAATGGTCCTGAGCAATCTTTGGGTGAAAGGGGGGCAACGGTGATGTGGGAACGCATTCAACTCTAGACGCGATATTTGATCGCAGGGGATCTTCCGCGAATTCTTGACAACTCTCCGCCCGCGGCTTACATTCGCTCATGTGTAAGGCGGAGGATCGAATGTCCACAATCGATATCGACCGGGTCCGGGCCGAAACTCCGGGCTGCGAAAAGATCATCCATTTCAACAATGCCGGGGCCTCCCTTCCTCCTGAACCCGTCTATCGGGCCGTCACTCGGCATCTGGCCCTGGAACGGCGGATCGGGGGGTATGAGGCGGAAGAGCGGGCCCGGGACCTCCTGGAGGGCTTCTACACCTCCTTCGCCGGCCTGCTCCATTGCGATCCCCGGGAGATCGCCTATGTCGAGAACGCCACCCGGGCCTGGGACATGCTCTTCTACTCCGTCCCGTTGCGGAAAGGGGACGTGATCCTGACCTCGCGCGCCGAGTATGTCAGCAACTACCTGGCCTTTCTGCATCGGGGGCGGCGGTGCGGCGCCGTCGTCGAGGTCGTGCCTGACGACGAGACCGGGCAAGTGTCGCTGGAGGCGATGGAGAAGATGATCGATGCCCGGGTGAAGCTCATCGCCCTCACCCATGTCCCGACCCAGGGCGGGCTGGTCAATCCCGCCGCGGATGTCGGGAAAATCGCCCGGAAACACGGCATCCTCTATCTCCTCGACGCCTGCCAGTCGGTCGGGCAGATTCCGCTGGATGTCGAGGCCGTCGGCTGCGACATGCTGTCGGGAACGGGACGCAAGTTTCTGCGCGGCCCGCGGGGAACCGGCTATCTCTACGTCCGCCGCTCGCTCATCGACAAGCTCGATCCGCCGTTCATCGATCTCCATTCCGCAACGTGGATCGACGGCGGAAGCTACGAAATCCGGAAGGACGCCCGAAGATTCGAGAACTGGGAGAGCTACGTGGCCGGGCGCGTTGGGCTGGCGGCGGCGGTCGACTACGCCATGGCGGTCGGGATCGGGAACATTTGCCGGCGGGTCAAGGCCCTGGCGCGCTCGCTCCGCGAACGGCTGGCGGAGATCCCCGGCGTTGCCGTCTGCGACCTGGGCGTCGAAAAGAGCGGCATCGTGACCTTCGTCAAGAACGGCGAATCGGCGAATGCGATCCGGCGGCGGCTGAACGCCCGGAGGATGAACGTCTCCGTCGTCAAATCAAACTCGGCGCTTCTGGATATGGAGCCGCGCGGTCTCAAGGAGCTGGTGCGCGCCTCCGTCCACTATTACAACACTGAGGACGAGATCGAACGCTTCTGCCGCGAACTCGCCTCGGCGTGACGGACGCGCGGCGCTGCAGACCGGCTTGTCAGCGAACCGGTGCTCGACAGGCACTTGGATTGACATGGGGGGCAGGTCAAGCGCGCCAACTCTATCAACCCCCCGGTGCAGAAAACCGGGGGCAGTTCCCCCCCCTCGACAACCGTGAGCAATGCTGATACACTTTAATAAGACCGTTCTCGCATCAATGATTGAAGCGGATACTTTGGTAAACTGAGGTCGCGGGAAAAGGAGTCGCGCATGAGCAAGGTGTTGCAACTTACCGCTGTGATTGAGCGAGAGGCCAAGGGCTATGTCGCGACATGTCAGGAACTGGGCGTCGTGAGCCAAGGCAAAACGGTTGAAGAAGCACGACTGAATCTGGTTGAAGCCGTTGAGGGATTCTTTGCAGCAGCTTCACCATCTGAGATTCGACGGAGGCTCAAGAAAGAAACCTACGTCATGCCCATCATGCCGATGATGCCGACTGTCCGAGTCAAACACGCGACGAGATAAACCATGCCCAAGTTGCGAGTTCTCTCCGGCAGAGAGGTATGCAAAATCATGGCCCAACATGGATTTGAAAAAGTCCGTCAGAAGGGCAGCCACATCATCATGCAAAAGCGTGAAGGGAATACCACCATCACGGTGCCGGTACCCGACCACAATGAACTTTTGAGCGGCACTTTGCTGGGAATCGTCAAACAATCAGGCTTACCTCGCTTGCTGTTTGAGACGGAATGAAGAGCCTCGCAGTGTTAAGATTTTGCCGGATCGATGAAGGTCGATATGGGCAGGAAACGGTTTTCTTCGTAGCTGATCATCTTCAGTTAGTCATGTGAGCCGTCAGCCCATGAGGCTTGTCTAAAGATCGGTTTTATCTCGGCGGGATTTCCGCCGATAGCTCTTGACATCCCGGATGACATCTTCAACAATACGGAATGAATGTCCGTGTCATGGAGGGGTGATATGAGAAGCGTCCATTCCCTGAGGCCTGCCGGCCTCCTGCTCGGCATGATGATGGCGGTCATATCATGTTCTGAAAAAGAAGACAGTCAAGCGGGCGAATGGAAAGGTGCCACACGAATCGAGAACGGAGTTCAGATCGTGGTGAATCCCAAAGAGCCCATGTACGGTCCGGAAGCCGTCAGGCTTATCTATGAAATGGAGTTCGGTGTTTCCGAGGGGGATGAGAATGAGATGTTGGGTGGAATCTCGGCATTCGCCGTTGATCCTTCGGAAAACGCTTATATTTATGATGGCAAAGCTGGTCAAGTGAAAATATTCGACAAGTCCGGCCGTTTCGTCGGGTTGTTCGGACGAAGAGGTCAAGGCCCCGGGGAATTCCAGATCATCGACGGGATTCAGATTAACTCTTCCCTTGAGGTTGTTTTGCATGATGAAATGAAATCCATGTATTTCGATAGCCAAGGCCGTCATATTAAAGATCTCAAAGCCATGGGGTTAGGGATATTTTATGGAGACATCCATCACGACGGCAGAGGGCAGATCTATGCATTGAAAACAAGCCCTCAGGGTTCTGTTACAACAAGAGAATTATGCAAATTCGCGGGCCCCGGCGCTGACATGTCTGTTTTGGCATCCCTTGCTTCTTCTGGTCCCTATAAATATCCAGATGTCGGTTTGAGGTATGCTTTATTTCCCGATGATCACGTGATCTGGACCTCTCCTCCCCATTATGAATTCACCATTGTCGATCCCGACGGCAAGCTCATTAAAAAGATCATCAACACCTACACCCTTCGAAAAATCGACGATGCCTACAAATCGCGCATCCTAGAAATGATGCCGGCCCGATTCCGAGATAGAATCAACTTTTCCGAGCACCTCCCTCCCCTGGATGTGATTTGTCCGGATGAGCAGAGCGGGTTTTTTGTGAAAACATTTGAAATCGAGACCGACAGCGGAAAGACTTTTCTCGATGTCTACGATTCCGAAGGAAGAAATGCGGCCCGGATCTCCGTCAAAATGGCCTTTGAGACATCCTTGTTTCAGAAGGGAAAGATCACCATCGCGAACAACAAGCTGTATGTCAAAGACTTCAATGACGAGGGCTATCCGGTGCTGGCCCGGTACCTTATCCAAAAGAACTATTGATGAAAATACGGCATCTTTCCTGAGATGGGTTTTTGCCCAGGTTTTCTGTATTTCCTCCGGATGATCGTCCAAGCTGGACAGGATTCCGCGAACGCTCAGGGACTCG from Acidobacteriota bacterium includes these protein-coding regions:
- a CDS encoding 6-bladed beta-propeller; the protein is MRSVHSLRPAGLLLGMMMAVISCSEKEDSQAGEWKGATRIENGVQIVVNPKEPMYGPEAVRLIYEMEFGVSEGDENEMLGGISAFAVDPSENAYIYDGKAGQVKIFDKSGRFVGLFGRRGQGPGEFQIIDGIQINSSLEVVLHDEMKSMYFDSQGRHIKDLKAMGLGIFYGDIHHDGRGQIYALKTSPQGSVTTRELCKFAGPGADMSVLASLASSGPYKYPDVGLRYALFPDDHVIWTSPPHYEFTIVDPDGKLIKKIINTYTLRKIDDAYKSRILEMMPARFRDRINFSEHLPPLDVICPDEQSGFFVKTFEIETDSGKTFLDVYDSEGRNAARISVKMAFETSLFQKGKITIANNKLYVKDFNDEGYPVLARYLIQKNY
- a CDS encoding type II toxin-antitoxin system HicA family toxin, with amino-acid sequence MPKLRVLSGREVCKIMAQHGFEKVRQKGSHIIMQKREGNTTITVPVPDHNELLSGTLLGIVKQSGLPRLLFETE
- a CDS encoding type II toxin-antitoxin system HicB family antitoxin, yielding MSKVLQLTAVIEREAKGYVATCQELGVVSQGKTVEEARLNLVEAVEGFFAAASPSEIRRRLKKETYVMPIMPMMPTVRVKHATR
- a CDS encoding aminotransferase class V-fold PLP-dependent enzyme — encoded protein: MSTIDIDRVRAETPGCEKIIHFNNAGASLPPEPVYRAVTRHLALERRIGGYEAEERARDLLEGFYTSFAGLLHCDPREIAYVENATRAWDMLFYSVPLRKGDVILTSRAEYVSNYLAFLHRGRRCGAVVEVVPDDETGQVSLEAMEKMIDARVKLIALTHVPTQGGLVNPAADVGKIARKHGILYLLDACQSVGQIPLDVEAVGCDMLSGTGRKFLRGPRGTGYLYVRRSLIDKLDPPFIDLHSATWIDGGSYEIRKDARRFENWESYVAGRVGLAAAVDYAMAVGIGNICRRVKALARSLRERLAEIPGVAVCDLGVEKSGIVTFVKNGESANAIRRRLNARRMNVSVVKSNSALLDMEPRGLKELVRASVHYYNTEDEIERFCRELASA
- a CDS encoding class I SAM-dependent methyltransferase translates to MDIPRIFSITESAHRIHNPFTPEKLATLGAALRLETGTRVLDLGSGSGEMLCTWARDYGVIGTGVDMSRLYTEQAKLRAEELGVADRVKFIHGDAAGYVSDEKAGVAACVGATWIAGGVAGTIELLAQSLRPGGIILIGEPYWRQLPPTEDVARGCLAGSISDFLLLPELLASFGRLGNDVVEMVLADQDSWDRYEAAKWLTMRRWLEANPDDELAKDVRAKLTSEPERYAAYTREYLGWGVFALMPR
- a CDS encoding helix-turn-helix domain-containing protein, translated to MQLMSIDDLALYLGDSKRTIYKYISSGDGPPYIKLSSKNIKFDREDVDRWLETKKVNPKKGEKK